aattaattttaaattataataaaacattttgaattatcttTGTTTAACTTCAGAGAATTTTGCTTTATCGGCCCCAATACCCTTTGTGTCCCCCATATCCACCTAGTCCATGGCCGCCTCTGTGTCCATAACTTGCATACTTATAACTTCCATGTCCATAGCCTCCATGTCTATAGCCTCCATGTCCATATCCACCTCGACTCCCGTGTCCATAGCTGCCTTTTGGGTCAGGGTTTCTTGCTACACGCAGATgctctataaaatttaaaattttattatttactattatcaCATTACAATCAGTCCACATTTGCGATAAACATCATCCAACAGGCTTCCACA
This genomic interval from Chrysoperla carnea chromosome 1, inChrCarn1.1, whole genome shotgun sequence contains the following:
- the LOC123291114 gene encoding cold and drought-regulated protein CORA-like, with the translated sequence MRQLLIIAIIVTLAAIAWAGIVELNSEDTAEHLRVARNPDPKGSYGHGSRGGYGHGGYRHGGYGHGSYKYASYGHRGGHGLGGYGGHKGYWGR